One Nicotiana tabacum cultivar K326 chromosome 23, ASM71507v2, whole genome shotgun sequence genomic window, taattttcataattttacatgttaaaatctacccaaaatctatgtatttaacttacattaggTAGGAATTACTTAACTTCAATAACTAGGTGAAATCATtctctaagaagctccaaaatcgcccaagaagtgaaagaaaatgagtcaaaaatggcctaagtcctaACATTAAAAGACCTCACTGCCTCCAacactttcgcttctgcggacctggGGCCGCATCTGTGGCGCCGCACCTGCAGGAAAGTCATTGCAGGTGCAGTCCTAGCCCAGGCTGGctgactccgcttctgcggacatgcTCCCGCTTCTACGGAGAGTGGAGCGCATCTGCGGTCTAGGCCTGGCCAACCTCTTATCGCACCTGCAGACCTCTCATCGCAGAAgtgaggccgcttctgcggatgtTCCTCCGCTTCTGTAGACCACTGGCCACACGCCCAAAGCCACTTATGTGGCCAAGAGCTCGCACCTGCAGCCAAAAGCTCGCATGTGCGGGCACACCAAACCTGGTGCACCTGCAGCCCCTTTCAAGCTTTAACTTGATCTGTGCATCATCCGAGtagcacccgaggcccccgagatctcgtccaaacataccaacaagtttgtaaacatgagacggactcgctcgaaccctcataAAGcggaaaacaacaccaaaactaagaatcacacccccaaaccaaatcgaatcaacttatgaacttcaagttattccaacttgctccgaacacgccgaatcatacttaaactactcagaatgataccaaattttgcgtgcaagtcttgaATCATCATACGGAACTATTTCCGGCCTCAGAATCGCAAACGGGCCTCGATAACACTAAagcctactccaaaccaaatttaaagaacttttaaaccttaataagccaactttcaactttaggGGCCGAAActctctcgggtcatccaaaacccgatccggacatacgcccaagtccaaaattatcatacgaacctattgggaccgtcaaatcccgattttaatgttgtttactagaaatattgacccaagtcaaacttaaccttttaaaGTCAATATtgaggaactaagtgttccgattttaacctgaacccttccaaacccgaactaaccatccccgcaagtcacaaaatAGAAAAGgcacatatggggagtcttatttaggggaacatggatctaggaagcaaaacgaccagtcagttCGTTATATTTTCCAcatcttaaataaatgttcgtcctcgaacgggtctagaatcatacctggagtaccgaataagtgtggatacctgccccgcatgtcctcctcggcctcccaagtcgcttccttgactggttggcccctccactgaactttaACCGCAGAAATATTCTTGGACCTCTACTGgcgaaccttcctatcaacaatggcaattggatcctcctcataacccaggctctcatctagctgaaccgtgctgaagtctaacacatgcgacctaccggcatgatacctccggagcattgaCACGTGGAAaaccagatgaactcccgatagactaggaggcaaggcaagctcatacacaatctccccaacctgtctcaacacctcaaatggacctataaaacttgggctcaatttttccttcttcccaaacctcatgattcccttcatcggcgagactttcaagagaaccttctcgcctaccataaatgataaatcacacgccttctgatccgcataactcttctgtctggactgcgctGTGCGatgtcgctcctgaatcaactttaccttttccaaggcatcctttactaaatcagtaccatataacttagcttcaccgggctcaaaccatccgatgggcgaacgacatcgccgaccaaaTAATGCattaaatggagccatctcgatgttggactgataactgttgttgtaagaaaactcggccaaagatAAGAATTGATtccactgccctccgaagtcaatcacacatgatCTGAGCATattcctccaagatctgaaccgtcagctccgactgcccgtcggtatGCAGATGAAAGGCTGtactgagctctacccgggtccccaactcactatgtactgccctccagaaatgcatagtaaactgagggcctctatctgatatgatgaaaacaggcacaccatgcaaccgaacaatcttcTGAACGTAAATCTGAGCCAATAtctctgaagaatacgtggtcactaccagaatgaagtgtgcagacttggtcaacctgtcgataatgaccaaaactgtatcaaacttccgcaaggtccgcggcaacccaactacgaaatccatagtaatgcgctcccatttccactcaggtataaccatctgctggagtaggccacctggcctctgatgctcgtacttaacctgctggcaattaagGCACCTCGCTGCATActtaactatgtccttcttcatccgccgccaccaatagtgctaccttaggtcatgatacatcttcgtagcatctgggtgaatagaataccgcgaactgtgtgcCTTCTCTAGAATCTTTTCCCTCAATCCATCAGCATTAGGGGACACATAGACGAccttggagtcgcagaacaccatcctcaccgatagtaacctccttagcaccaccctgtagtaccatctctctgagaaccaataagtgtaagaacccgcgcgatgcgcggataatttgacagaatattaatcttataaaattatgatctaatatatcatattattttaataaatattagtttTTAGTATAGTGtgcaaaaatataacaaaatcatACAAACTCAAAGGATACGCATCATATAGTAACAAGTaaattattttttccttatttattcttATTGTCAAATTAGCAACTAGTTAATATTATACATTTACTAATGAGACTTTTTATTAATTTGTCAATTGGCTCAATAATTTGATACTACTTCTCTTTTAATATAACatagatatatattttcttactcttgaaataaaattattttttaaacttatgttatattgttcaaaattcttcaattatctaaatttattgataattgttttgagtgttatttatttatcttttatttttaatcaatttaaaatataaatatcataaatttATCTTTATCCCATTCTTTTCATACATTCTTTTGTACGgtaatatttgattagttttctcattttgtaGTTTActgaaaaatttaaataatataatattgttttactaaattataattttgaattcataaaaaatataaagagataagcattttattatttttataaaaaaacctaccaatattttaataattattaatttgtattatataaatataatgtACTCATCTTATATATAATATCATAATagtatctttatatttttcattatgaaattgtgagttctatttattaactaaatcTCATAAATGAGAAATTTAATTAGTACATACATTTTACGCTATCgcttgaatattttttttagtattcTTCTTTTATAACTATTTATTTATTATGATTTTAGTTATGTGTATATGTACGACTTTTCTCATCATAATTCTAATAACAATGCCACTTAGACTTTTTGTAGTTATGCCACTTGGCTTAGTGACTAGTACTCCATAATTATAGATAgattttaaaacttcaacttgaaagtactCCATAATTTGAATGTAGTTTTTTTTGTttctatgtttttattttttattatatataattataagatatttatatttattaattcaaatagagtaaccaattaattcaaaatttaaaattcaaaatatgttttagttagaaaggtagtttattttgtcttagcaatgccacttggcttaatgagATTGCTTTTTCTTATacttttaattatagatagatagttctaaattaatactcgaaataataaaattatttaaatttattaatagtAGTTTTAAGTATTAtataataaaatttccaatatcttgatttaattttattattattaattaattaagaaataagTTATATGTGATTTTTTCTGGTTATGCCATATGGCTGAATTAGTTATTACTTAAAAGTTAATTAGTTAATACGTTACATGTGGCAAATTTTAAAGCTTTCACTTGGCTTAAGGaaatgaatttttctttttattttaataaatatagatatagatatagattctAAGGAGTACCTTTTTCAATGGGCTTTTAAAGTTTGGGCTCAAACGTCAACTAACGTTAAGGTACAGATTCAGCCAACCCGCCCAGATTCACAACAGCATAGGTCAGTAAACTTTACAAAAACCCTAACACACACCGAGTCGCCATTTCACCCGCCGTGAGCACAAAAAAAGCTCAGTTTCCCTCATCAAAGAATCCTACTCTCTTCTTACTTCTCCAATTTCAAGGTACAGAAATACATTGCTTCTATGTACCATTTTCAGATTTCATTTACATTTTTCCTGCTCTTGCTTtgacctctctttttttttttttcctagtGTTACTTTCAATTTATGTAGCTTTTctgtgtttttattttttgttgaaaaTATGTATGTTTTTGTGTGTCTGTGTGTGTGATCTATTTTGTTCGTGCGAAGTGTGAAAAAAAATTACTGGTGAATGATTGTTTTATCTCAATATTAAGTATTGATGATTCAGCTTAAGCAAGTTatatacttgtgctaattatgtGCTGTTTAATTACTTTATTCGTTCTACGACAATGTTAATAATTAAAATATCACTGGTGTGTGAGTTTGGTTTTCTGTTTTTGGGTTTAAGCTGATCACTAGTTTCTTAAAGGATAGAGAGATTTTTTTTAGAGAACCTATAATGCACTGGGATTGCTAGGTGAGATAGGGAACAGTGAAATATAGGGGCAATTAAAAACAAACGAAATGTATGATATGTGGTCGCAAGATCGGCCATGGGGGCATATATACTAGTCTATTTAATCCGTTTGGTtatctagttttttttttgtgcTTGCGGGTTGCTATCCACATGGACAGTTAGGCTGACCCTAACTTGTTTAGGACTGAGGCGTTGTTGTTGTTCTTGGGTGTTATCCAATTTGATGATTCTTCTCGATATGAACATAGTTTCAGTGCTTTGATGAATCATGTCATTTGACATTGTTATATGACAGCCATGGGTGAGGAAGTTAAGGGAGCTGTTCCAGTTCCAGAGTCAGTGCTGAAGAAGCAAAAGAGGAGTGAGGAATGGGCCCTTGCAAAGAAACAAGAGCTTGAAGCtgcaaagaagaagagttccgAGAACCGGAAATTGATCTACAACAGAGCTAAGCAGTATGCTAAGGAATATGAGCAGCAGGTTGGTCAAGCTCAATTGACCCTTGGTTCATTTTCTTGTTTTGAGTGTCAAGCCTAATAACTGGTTATCAATTGTTGTTTTTAGGATAAGGAGTTGATTTGCTTGAAGCGCGAGGCTAGATTGAAGGGTGGTTTCTATGTTGACCCTGAGGCAAAGTTGTTGTTCATCATTAGGATCCGTGGGTAAAAGCTCTTACTGATGCTGGTCTTTTAAACTTTGAGAACACTGGTATCATAGTGGTACTCATTATATTCAATTTTTATAGGATTAATGCTATGCCCCCACagaccaaaaagattttgcaGCTTCTACGGTTGAGACAGGTAACTAACTACTTGTTTCATGGTATTGCTAGAGAAGTGCTAGGATATTGAGTTGCTATTAGAACACTCACTTTGATTTCATTTGTTAGTTTCTCTTGttttacttgaaatttacctcatAAATGTTCTTCTTTATTATTGTGTCATGACTTAACTTCTTCAAAAATCTAGAACAGAATCTTTGTTTCACATGAAAGCTACCGCCTACTCCAGATAAGATTTCATTTGGAACGTACACATAGGTCTTGTTGCTGTAGTTGCTCGAACTGTTCGATCTTCATCCAAACAATTTTGGTGACTCATTCAGATTTTTATTTGTTGTACTTCATGACTTTCATTGTCCTTGAGAATGACTTTGCAGTttctttttatcttgattttgTTGAGGCAGATCCATTTAGATTTTATTTGATATCTTGAGTTTAATGTATTAGCATTCGTATTGTTACTTTTCCATTATTCTAATTGTGTAATTCTCCTATTCTCATGTTGATGGCAGATCTTTAACGGTGTCTTTTTGAAAGTCAACAAAGCTACAGTGAACATGCTTCACAGGGTTGAACCTTATGTTACCTATGGGTAGGCTATCACTTGAGAGTTTTGCCACTTCCTGCAGCTTTTTGGCTCATGTATCTGTTATTTATGTGCATTGTTTTTCCTGTTTCAGTTATCCTAACCTGAAAAGTGTTAGAGAATTGATCTACAAGAGAGGTTTCGGGAAAGTTGACAAGCAGAGAATTGCTTTAACTGACAACTCTGTCATTGAGCAGGTCAGTTTCTGAAAGTGCTTCACCCTTTTATAATTTAACGTCTCTTTGTGTTTTGGTAACATCTATATGTGCTTGTATACCTTTCCTCAGGTGTTGGGCAAACATGGAATTATCTGCATGGAAGATCTAGTCCATGAGATCTTGACCGTCGGACCCCATTTCAAGGAGGCTAACAACTTCCTATGGCCATTCCAGCTTAAGGCACCTTTGGGTGGACTCAAGAAGAAAAGGAATCACTATGTTGAAGGAGGTGATGCTGGTAATCGCGAGAACTATATCAATGAACTTATTAGGAGGATGAACTAAGGCACTTGGCAATTTTGCTTTGTTAGGAGTTATTTCATCTCATCTTTTTAGACCATTCTGGGTTATTAGAGTAAAAACAGCTTCAGATTTTCTGCCTTCATTTGAGACTGTTTAGAATTATTAGAATATacgacaatatttttggtttctCCCCAGGGAGCTTGTCTTTGTTGAATTACAATCCCTAtttagtttttgaagttcttgTGCTTC contains:
- the LOC107782779 gene encoding large ribosomal subunit protein uL30y-like, with the translated sequence MGEEVKGAVPVPESVLKKQKRSEEWALAKKQELEAAKKKSSENRKLIYNRAKQYAKEYEQQDKELICLKREARLKGGFYVDPEAKLLFIIRIRGINAMPPQTKKILQLLRLRQIFNGVFLKVNKATVNMLHRVEPYVTYGYPNLKSVRELIYKRGFGKVDKQRIALTDNSVIEQVLGKHGIICMEDLVHEILTVGPHFKEANNFLWPFQLKAPLGGLKKKRNHYVEGGDAGNRENYINELIRRMN